The following is a genomic window from Chitinophaga caseinilytica.
CGGGTTTTTGATGGCCTGCGATTCGTCGAGGAAGACATAACCGAACCGGAACGTTTTCAGGAAACCGATATCGGAAATGAGCGTCCCGTAGCTGGTGAGCACCACATCGAAATCGCCTGCGCTGTCCGCCGACTTCAGGCGGTTGGCGCCGTAATGCAGCTGCACGGAAAGGGAAGGCGCGAAACGCTGCAATTCCTCCTGCCAGTTGAACAGCAGGGAAGTCGGTGCCACCACGAGGTGGGTGGCATGCCCGTTTTTTTCTTGCTGGGACAGGATAAAGGCGATGATCTGCACGGTTTTTCCCAATCCCATATCGTCCGCCAAACATCCGCCGAAATTAAATCCATCGAGATAATTCAGCCAGTTCAGCCCCTCGCGCTGATACGCCCGCAGTTCTGCCTGCAAGCCCGCGGGAACAGGCGTTTCGGGGATTTCTTTCGCCGGCAGGAATGCTTGCCCCAGTTGCGCGATCTCGATCTGCGATTCCTGGCTCAGCACTTCCCTGTCGAACATCGCCGAAATTTCGGAAAAATTGATCTTCGGGAATTTCAGCATGTCGGCGTCTATCTCGCCTGCCTGGAAGTATTTTTCGAGTCGGTGTATCCATTCATCGGGCAGCAGGCCGCTGGTGCCATCGCCCAGCTCCACGAACCTGCTTTTGTTGCGGATGGCTTTGTGCAACTGCTTGAGCGAAGCGGATTTATTGCCGAAACTGACTTTGAGGTGCGCGTTGAACCAGTCGATCCCGCTGTTCACCTCGATCTGAACACGGGCTTTGTGCGGGTTCCTTTTGTTACCGGGCAGTTCGTTGAAACCCAGGATGGTAATGCCTTCCTTCCGCCAGGTCTCGAACGCGTCGAGGAACCAGTCTTCGTCGAGGAATTTATTTTTATGGAGATAGAAGTATTCGTACTCGCGGACCTGGTCGTTGAAATCCGGGTGCTGGTGCATGACGAGGGTGGTCAGCGCCACTTCGGCCTCGTTATCGCGCCGGATCTTGAATTCATTGCCGTTCCGGTCGGTATCCGTGAGCTGCTTGCGCGAATACACCGGCACTTCCACACCGCCGTATTTCATGACGGGCGTGATGTAGATGTAATTGTCGCGCTGCTGGAGGTACACCAGTCGCTCCGTCGTGTACATCCTTTCCGCGAGTTGCGCGGGAGTCGCCTGTTGAATGTAGCTGTAGTCGATCTGAACGAGGTGTTCCAGCGATTGCAGCACGGACTGCAGGAAAGCTTCGTATTTCGATGCGTGGACGAGCAGGATCTCGTTGTTCTTTTTGAAGAAACGGATCACGCGGAGCATGTCCGGGTTATCGACGAGGTAATAGGTTTGGCGGTAAAAAATGAAGTATTGATGGCGCAGCACGAGCTTGTCGAACGGGATGGCCGTATCGTTCATGAGCAACTTTCCCGTGATCTCGTAAAACGGGGATTTTTTGAAGACGGACAGGGAAATTTCCGCCTGGAGGATTTGCAGGTGAACGGGTGAGAGCGACCGTGCAGACATGGATTCGGACACGGAGCGGTCGTGATGGTAGACGTCCAGCTGCATGGGATTTTCGAAAATGAGCCGCAGGGCGTTGTTATCTGTGGGTTGCCCGAATTCGATTTCCTTTTGGGAGAAAGTGGAAATGGCGGTGAGGAATTTGATGACCGCGGGGTCCTGGCTTTCCCAGATGCGCTGCAGCGGGTCGATTTTATCGATCGGGTTTTTGAGTTTCCCGGTCTGGGTGACGTCGGCCTGCATGAGCTGAAAAGCGGGCTGGTTGTATAAGCGGTGCTTGTCGATCAGGAGGATGGTGCGTTTCTCCGTATCGTCGGTTTGCGGCGGTTTGGGTGGGGAGCTGCGCAGGGGGAGGAGCTCGTCGCGGAAGAGCTTGTCGTTGATGGGGAGGAGCGCTTTGACGAGGGGCTCGATGAGGATATCGTCGCCCTTGACGCTGATCCTGAAATATTCGTCCAGGTCGGGCTCTTCTTCCAGTCCGTATTCCTTCGCCGTTTTGAGGAGTGTTTTGTGGCGGAGGGGTTTGTCGAAGAAGACGCGGAGCTGTTTTCTTTCGATGATGGCGTAGAGCACTTCCGCCTGGTGCTCGCAAAGACTGGTGTCTGTACCGCCGCAGGCGCAGGAGGAAACGATGGAATTCCCGGTCTGGCAAACGGAAACGGCGGGGAAATGGACGGCCGCTTTTCGTTTGGTGAACACGCCTTCATTCAGTTCCAGCGAAACGGGGAAGATGTCTCCCAGCTCCCGGGACTCCAGGAAGCTTCCGTTCCGGGCATATTGCAACAGGCCGTACCCGGAAAGCGTCGCGATTCCCGAAGCCGGAATCCTGCATTCTTTCGAAAAATCCATATCCGCAAATATAGGCAAGCCCCGGGGATGCTGATCAAAACAAGGCCATCGCCCCCAAAGGAAAATATTTGAATATTTTGTATTATTACGGGAATGAAGGACGAATCGAACATCTCCGCCTCCCTGGCCAACGACGCGCTGCGTAACCGGGATGTAACGGTCTTCCAGGAATTATATACGACCTACAGCGAGCCCCTTTACCTGCTGGCATTCCGGTGGGTGAAAGACAGCAGCCTGGCCAAGGATATCGTCCATAATCTTTTCGCCCATTTGTGGGACAGGGGAGGCGACATCGTTATTACCGGGCAGGTCCGCAGTTACCTGTACCGCGCCGTCACCAACCTGTGCATCAACGAGCTGAAGCGGCGCAAGCGCCACATCGGCGAGGAAATCCTCCAGTTCCAGGCGGATGGCCATTCTTTCTTCGAAATATCCGATTATATCCTGTTCCAGCAAGAGTTGATGCAGCACCTCGGCGCCCTGGCGCCCCGTTGCCGCGAAATCCTCCTCCTCAGCCGCGTCCACGGCCTGGAGCCTTCCGAGATCGCGGAAAAGCTGGGCATTTCCGTCAATACCGTTTACTTTCAGCTCTCCGTAGCCCTGAAATCCCTCCGCGGCCGGATCGGCCCGAAAAAAATTCCTGAAGGCATCAAAGTATCCCCTTTCTGAATTGTCTTAATACTATAAGCATATGGAAAACGACCTGTCCCAATTCATAATCGACTACCTGGCCGATAGCGGCAACCCGGAAAAGCAGCGGCGGATGAACGACTGGCTGAATGCCGGGGAGGAGAACCGTCGCCGGTTCGACGAGGTGCGCCGGGCCTGGGAGGCTGCCGGGCAACTGCCCGAGCCTTTCGATATGCAGGCCGGTTGGAGCAGGATGCGCGACCATATGGCGAATGCGCCCCAATCCGCAACGGTGCGCACGATACCCGCGCGGCGCACCTGGTGGCGTGCCGCCGCCGTGATACTGCCCGTGGTAATATTGGCCGGGTATTGGTGGATGAAGGGGACAGACGGGGGATGGACTTCCTATACCGCGCAGCACGCCGTGAAAGACAGTCTCCGCCTGCCCGACGGTTCCGATGTTTTCCTGCGCCCCGGCGCCACGGTACAATATAAGATAGACAACAACGAAAGATCGGTGCGGCTCACGGCCGGCGAGGCTTTCTTCCGCATCAGCCCCGATGCGCACCGGCAATTCAGCGTGCAGTTGGAGAAAGGGCTTGTAAAGGTGTTGGGGACTTCATTCAACATCAATACCACCAAAGGTTTCAGTGATGTAGCCGTATGGGATGGTAAAGTGAGCGTGGAAGGCAACGGGAAGAAAGTGGTGCTCACCGCCGGGAATATGGCGGTGGTGGATGCGAAAACAGGGGATGTGGAGCAGCCGGAAGGCAATTACGCATACCGCTGCGGATGGGGCAACAGCGACCTGTCGTTCAGCGACCAGTCGCTCCAGGTAGTGCTGGAAACGCTGGGCTCCTATTATCGCGTTTCGCTGGATGTGAAAGACGCGCAACTGCTCGGCAGCAGGATCACCGTTCGCTTTAACAACATGCCATTGAACGAGGCGCTGACCGTTCTCTCCGAAATGCTCGACCTCCGTGTTAACCGCCGTTCAGACAAAGACTATGAATTGATACGCAAATAAATCCGTAACAGCGAAACTTAAAACCAGAATCAAAAGAAAGCAAAGCTTACCGTAGTTCCCATTTTATCACCGGTGCCTGCCGGTTTGGAGATGTATTGCCCGCCTTTGGGGGATTAGCCGGCTGATCCTGAAGGGAGCGTTATGTCTGCCAACATCGCCGGCGGCAGATCACATCTTAAAATGAAAAGATGAAAAGAATCCCTTGTATTACACTGATCATAGCCATGGTCTGCGCGTCGTTCGCCGCCATCGCGCAACGCCAGCCCGATGCCCTGTCGAAAAAGCTCACGGTGGCCATCGAAGACAAGCCTGCCGAAGCGATCCTTACCTTGCTTGAAAAGCAGGCTGGCGTATCTTTCGCATATCCCACCGGCGTGCTGGCCAATCGCCCCAAATATTCCATCAGCCGGAAAGACGCTACGCTGCAGCATTTGCTGGAAGTCATCTTTCCCCCGGCCCAATATTCCATCAAAGCCATCGGCAACCAGATCATCATCAAACAGGCGGCCGCCGGCCCGGCCGCACCAGCCGATACCAACGCCCCGCAGCGTGTGATCGATATGAATACCGTGGTGGTTACCGCACTGGGGATCGGGCGGCAGCAACGCTCGCTCGGCTACGCGTTCACCGACGTGAAAGGGAGCGACCTCACCCGCGCCCGCGAAACCAATCCCATCCAGGCGCTCACCGGCCGCGTGGCGGGGCTCGACGTCAACGCTACCAACAGCGGCGTGGGCGGCTCCGTGAAAGTGACCCTCCGCGGCGTGAAAGTGATCGGCGGCAACAACCAGCCCTTGTATGTGATAGATGGCATCCCGGCGGATAATTCCTCGCCCGGACAGGCAGACCGGTACGGCGGGTACGACCTCGGCGACGGTTCCTCCATCATCAACCCCGACGAAGTGGCCAGCATATCCGTCCTGAAAGGCGGCGCCGCCACGGCGCTCTACGGCAGCCGCGCCGCCAACGGTGTGATCCTCATCACCACTAAAAAAGGCAGCCGGCAAGGGCTGGAAGTGGAAGTTACCTCCAATTCCGTGCTCGAGAAACTGAACGCCAGCTACGAATTCCAGGATACCTACGGCAATGGCCGCGACGGCATGCTCCCGCGCGATGTGGCCACCGCCCGCGGCTACTCCCAGGCGAGCTGGGGCCCGAAAATGACCGCCGACAGCCTCACCTGGCTCTGGAACGGCAAACAGGTGCCCTACAGCAAAGCCCGCAATCCCATCCCGAACTTCTTCCGCACCGGCCTTACGCTCACCAACTCGGTTTCCGTGTCTACCGGCAGCGATAAAGCCCAGCTCCGGTTTACCTATACCAACGTCAACAATAAGGACATCGTTCCCGAAAGCGGCCTGAACCGGCATAACTTTTCCCTGCGCGGTACTTCGCAGCTGACGTCCAAACTTACCATGGACGCCAAGATCACCTACCTCAACGAAAAGGTAAACAACCGTCCGGCCCTGTCAGACAATCCGAACAACATCGGGTACGTGCTGAGCGGGATCGCGCCCAATATCGACATCAACTGGCTCAAGGAATATAAAGACCCCGTTACCGGGAACTATATCAACTGGAACAACCAGCAATACCAGGTAAACCCTTACTGGGCCATTTACGAACAGCCGAACGACAGCCGCCAGGACCGCCTCAACGGTTTTGTGCAGTTTAAATATCAATTACTCCCCGAACTGTCTGTCCAGGCCAGGACGGGAACGGATTACTCGCGCTTCGGGTTCCGGGAGTTCATGGAAGTGTCGACCCCGTTCAACCAAAGCGGGATGATCAACCTGAAAGACCGCGTTTTCCGCGAAACCAATACCGAAGTGATGCTGAACTATGGCAAACAGGTGAAACGTTTCTGGATCGGCGGCAACCTCGGCGCCAACCGCATGGATTACCGCGAAAACCTCCTCAATACGACC
Proteins encoded in this region:
- a CDS encoding FecR family protein; this encodes MENDLSQFIIDYLADSGNPEKQRRMNDWLNAGEENRRRFDEVRRAWEAAGQLPEPFDMQAGWSRMRDHMANAPQSATVRTIPARRTWWRAAAVILPVVILAGYWWMKGTDGGWTSYTAQHAVKDSLRLPDGSDVFLRPGATVQYKIDNNERSVRLTAGEAFFRISPDAHRQFSVQLEKGLVKVLGTSFNINTTKGFSDVAVWDGKVSVEGNGKKVVLTAGNMAVVDAKTGDVEQPEGNYAYRCGWGNSDLSFSDQSLQVVLETLGSYYRVSLDVKDAQLLGSRITVRFNNMPLNEALTVLSEMLDLRVNRRSDKDYELIRK
- a CDS encoding RNA polymerase sigma factor — encoded protein: MKDESNISASLANDALRNRDVTVFQELYTTYSEPLYLLAFRWVKDSSLAKDIVHNLFAHLWDRGGDIVITGQVRSYLYRAVTNLCINELKRRKRHIGEEILQFQADGHSFFEISDYILFQQELMQHLGALAPRCREILLLSRVHGLEPSEIAEKLGISVNTVYFQLSVALKSLRGRIGPKKIPEGIKVSPF
- a CDS encoding SNF2-related protein; amino-acid sequence: MDFSKECRIPASGIATLSGYGLLQYARNGSFLESRELGDIFPVSLELNEGVFTKRKAAVHFPAVSVCQTGNSIVSSCACGGTDTSLCEHQAEVLYAIIERKQLRVFFDKPLRHKTLLKTAKEYGLEEEPDLDEYFRISVKGDDILIEPLVKALLPINDKLFRDELLPLRSSPPKPPQTDDTEKRTILLIDKHRLYNQPAFQLMQADVTQTGKLKNPIDKIDPLQRIWESQDPAVIKFLTAISTFSQKEIEFGQPTDNNALRLIFENPMQLDVYHHDRSVSESMSARSLSPVHLQILQAEISLSVFKKSPFYEITGKLLMNDTAIPFDKLVLRHQYFIFYRQTYYLVDNPDMLRVIRFFKKNNEILLVHASKYEAFLQSVLQSLEHLVQIDYSYIQQATPAQLAERMYTTERLVYLQQRDNYIYITPVMKYGGVEVPVYSRKQLTDTDRNGNEFKIRRDNEAEVALTTLVMHQHPDFNDQVREYEYFYLHKNKFLDEDWFLDAFETWRKEGITILGFNELPGNKRNPHKARVQIEVNSGIDWFNAHLKVSFGNKSASLKQLHKAIRNKSRFVELGDGTSGLLPDEWIHRLEKYFQAGEIDADMLKFPKINFSEISAMFDREVLSQESQIEIAQLGQAFLPAKEIPETPVPAGLQAELRAYQREGLNWLNYLDGFNFGGCLADDMGLGKTVQIIAFILSQQEKNGHATHLVVAPTSLLFNWQEELQRFAPSLSVQLHYGANRLKSADSAGDFDVVLTSYGTLISDIGFLKTFRFGYVFLDESQAIKNPNSERYKAARLLQSRNRIVLTGTPVENNTVDLYGQLSFACPGLLGSKQYFREIYSIPIDRFGFSKRAMELQQKVKPFILRRTKKQVARELPEKTEMTIYCEMNAEQRKIYDAYEQELRDYIANKSDDEIHRNSMHVLTGLTKLRQICNSPVLLKEGHSGENSVKIEVLSEQIENKSREHKILVFSQFTSMLDLIRTELENRKIPFEYLTGQTKDRGAKVTNFQTNDAVRVFLISLKAGGVGLNLTGADYVYLVDPWWNPAAENQAIDRSHRIGQHRNVVAVRLICSGTIEEKIRILQQRKSQLALDLVKTDGTMLQQMSKSDLLEIL
- a CDS encoding SusC/RagA family TonB-linked outer membrane protein; this translates as MKRIPCITLIIAMVCASFAAIAQRQPDALSKKLTVAIEDKPAEAILTLLEKQAGVSFAYPTGVLANRPKYSISRKDATLQHLLEVIFPPAQYSIKAIGNQIIIKQAAAGPAAPADTNAPQRVIDMNTVVVTALGIGRQQRSLGYAFTDVKGSDLTRARETNPIQALTGRVAGLDVNATNSGVGGSVKVTLRGVKVIGGNNQPLYVIDGIPADNSSPGQADRYGGYDLGDGSSIINPDEVASISVLKGGAATALYGSRAANGVILITTKKGSRQGLEVEVTSNSVLEKLNASYEFQDTYGNGRDGMLPRDVATARGYSQASWGPKMTADSLTWLWNGKQVPYSKARNPIPNFFRTGLTLTNSVSVSTGSDKAQLRFTYTNVNNKDIVPESGLNRHNFSLRGTSQLTSKLTMDAKITYLNEKVNNRPALSDNPNNIGYVLSGIAPNIDINWLKEYKDPVTGNYINWNNQQYQVNPYWAIYEQPNDSRQDRLNGFVQFKYQLLPELSVQARTGTDYSRFGFREFMEVSTPFNQSGMINLKDRVFRETNTEVMLNYGKQVKRFWIGGNLGANRMDYRENLLNTTGRDMSVRGVRSINNFKTKLSNEQILRKRINSVYGAVNLAYENFLYLDLTGRNDWSSTLAMGRNSFFYPSASLSFVFTELLPKSGALTFGKLRFSAAQTGTDAVEPYQLKLTYGSNPDVPIVGGYAIGGVAVDKVPFSDLKPSISKSYEAGANLVFFNNRLNLDVTWYQSNTRNQILNAPISSSSGYTSAVINSGNVRNRGIEVTLLGKPVTTKHFNWDVNVNFARNRNKILELSPLVSGYYTLAQARWANASIVAEEGEEFGIIVGRKFLRSPQGKIVLDANNLPLYDPTDTQIGSGQYEWIGGVNNRFTYKNISLGILLDIKQGGHIYSMTNLLAHANGRHKATLEGREGWAESERARLAAGQTPGNWKPTGGRSVSGVRQTGTDADGKPIYEDVSAFVSPQAWWQRVTDNIPEQFIYDASFVKIRQLNIDYTFPKSFLGNGIFRELAISLIGRNLFTISKHVPNVDPESSYNNSNGQGFEYGSLPTRRTYGVNLYAKF